One stretch of Caldinitratiruptor microaerophilus DNA includes these proteins:
- the thrS gene encoding threonine--tRNA ligase has protein sequence MAQPEKQQGPEVGAGEIRVRLPDGSERLFPRGTTAAEVARSLGPRLARAALAAEIDGEVRDLSTPLQEDCSLRILTFADEEGRRVFRHSSAHLMAQAVKRLWPDAKLTVGPPLEDGFYYDIDMPQPISSDDFPRIEAEMARIVQEDLPIVREEVDREWAKRFFAERGEDYKVLLVDRIPEGEPVSIYRQGEFADLCVGPHVPSTGRLKAFKLLSVAGAYWEGDQRNKQLQRLYGTSFEKPADLDLYLRRLEEAKRRDHRRLGAELDLYAFKDEAPGFAFWLPKGYLLYRTLENWSREVQERRGYQEVRTPWIFHSRLYETSGHWQHYRQNMFLIRSEDEWFATKPMNCPGHCLLYKAEVRSYRDLPIKIAEYGPLSRYEVSGALHGLVRVRGFHQDDAHLFVREDQIEEQIREVLGIIEEIYGTLGLEYEVKLSTRPEDFMGEIETWNRAEAALAAALEKSGRPYKLNPGDGAFYGPKLDFDVTDALGRKWQCATIQLDFQLPEKFDLTYVDRDGREKRPVMIHRAVMGSIERFIGILTEHFAGTFPAWLAPEQVRVLPVAERHHEYAFRVAEELRARGLRADADLRNEKVGYKIREAEVKKVPFILVVGDREVDGGTVSVRRRGMQDLGAMLVGEFADLARREVAGKVLDDAARKATQLAQG, from the coding sequence ATGGCACAGCCGGAGAAGCAGCAAGGCCCCGAGGTGGGAGCGGGCGAGATCCGCGTGCGCCTTCCGGACGGCTCGGAGCGCCTGTTCCCCCGGGGGACGACGGCGGCGGAGGTGGCCCGCAGCCTCGGGCCGCGCCTGGCGAGGGCGGCGCTGGCGGCCGAGATCGACGGCGAGGTGCGGGACCTGAGCACGCCGCTTCAGGAGGACTGCTCCCTGCGCATCCTCACCTTCGCCGACGAGGAGGGCCGCCGGGTCTTCCGCCACTCCAGCGCGCACCTCATGGCGCAGGCGGTGAAGCGGTTGTGGCCGGACGCCAAGCTCACGGTGGGGCCGCCGCTCGAGGACGGGTTCTACTACGACATCGACATGCCGCAGCCCATCTCCTCGGACGACTTCCCGCGGATCGAGGCGGAGATGGCGAGGATCGTGCAGGAAGATCTCCCCATCGTCCGCGAGGAGGTCGACCGCGAGTGGGCGAAGCGCTTCTTCGCCGAGCGGGGCGAGGACTACAAGGTCCTCCTGGTCGACCGCATCCCCGAGGGCGAGCCGGTGAGCATCTACCGCCAGGGCGAGTTCGCTGACCTGTGCGTGGGCCCGCACGTGCCGTCGACCGGTCGGCTCAAGGCCTTCAAGCTCCTCTCCGTGGCCGGGGCCTACTGGGAGGGCGACCAGCGCAACAAGCAGCTCCAGCGCCTGTACGGCACCTCCTTCGAGAAGCCGGCCGACCTCGACCTCTACCTGCGCCGGCTGGAGGAGGCGAAGCGCCGTGACCACCGCCGGCTCGGCGCCGAGCTCGACCTCTACGCCTTCAAGGACGAGGCCCCCGGCTTCGCCTTCTGGCTGCCCAAGGGGTACCTCCTGTACCGGACCCTGGAGAACTGGTCCCGGGAGGTGCAGGAGCGGCGGGGGTACCAGGAGGTCCGCACCCCCTGGATCTTCCACTCCCGGCTGTACGAGACCTCGGGACACTGGCAGCACTACCGGCAGAACATGTTCCTGATCCGGTCGGAGGACGAGTGGTTCGCCACCAAGCCGATGAACTGCCCCGGCCACTGCCTCCTCTACAAGGCCGAGGTGCGCTCGTACCGGGACCTGCCCATCAAGATCGCCGAGTACGGCCCCCTCAGCCGGTACGAGGTGAGCGGGGCGCTCCACGGCCTCGTGCGGGTGCGCGGCTTCCACCAGGACGACGCCCACCTGTTCGTGCGGGAGGACCAGATCGAGGAGCAGATCCGCGAGGTGCTGGGGATCATCGAGGAGATCTACGGCACCCTCGGGCTCGAGTACGAGGTGAAGCTCTCCACCCGGCCTGAGGACTTCATGGGCGAGATCGAGACCTGGAACCGCGCCGAGGCGGCGCTGGCGGCTGCGCTGGAGAAGTCCGGCCGGCCCTACAAGCTCAACCCCGGCGACGGCGCCTTCTACGGCCCCAAGCTCGACTTCGACGTCACCGACGCCCTCGGCCGCAAGTGGCAGTGCGCCACCATCCAGCTCGACTTCCAGCTGCCCGAGAAGTTCGACCTCACCTACGTGGACCGGGACGGCCGGGAGAAGCGGCCCGTGATGATCCACCGGGCCGTCATGGGGTCGATCGAGCGGTTCATCGGCATCCTCACGGAGCACTTCGCCGGCACCTTCCCGGCCTGGCTGGCCCCCGAGCAGGTCCGGGTGCTGCCGGTGGCCGAGCGGCACCACGAGTACGCCTTCCGGGTGGCCGAGGAGCTGCGCGCCCGGGGCCTGCGGGCGGACGCCGACCTGCGCAACGAGAAGGTGGGCTACAAGATCCGGGAGGCCGAGGTGAAGAAGGTCCCCTTCATCCTCGTGGTCGGCGACCGCGAGGTCGACGGCGGCACGGTCTCCGTCCGCCGGCGGGGGATGCAGGACCTGGGGGCCATGCTGGTGGGCGAGTTCGCCGACCTGGCGCGCCGGGAGGTCGCCGGGAAGGTCCTCGACGACGCCGCCCGCAAGGCCACCCAGCTGGCCCAAGGCTGA
- a CDS encoding sodium-translocating pyrophosphatase — protein MEQLAWLAPAAGALALLMAFFLASRVAQQDPGEPRMQEISQAIRQGAMAFLSREYRTLAIFVVALAVIIAVIGFLTPSEVMKPETAIAYVAGAVTSVLAGFIGMRVATLANVRTTQAARRGLAPALDVAFSGGSVMGFSVVGLGMLGLGVVYYLFQGDISVVSGFSLGASSVALFARVGGGIYTKAADVGADLVGKVEAGIPEDDPRNPAVIADNVGDNVGDVAGMGADLYESYVGSVVAAIAIAAEAATSQTPLPATLPLIIAAGGIVASIIGAFFVRAAGGNDPARALRAGTFASGILTLIAVFLISYLGYGDLRWFWATLAGLAAGIAIGLLSEYYTSAEYAPVKGIAEASQTGPATNIIAGLAVGMRSTAWPIVVIAAAILLAYTVAGGGAAGIFAIGLAGVGMLSTTATTVSVDAYGPIADNAGGIAEMSGLLPTVREITDTLDSVGNTTAAIGKGFAIGSAALTALALFSAYATAVKLHEVSLTDPRLVVGLFLGGMLPYLFSSMTMQAVGRAAFRMIEEVRRQFREIPGIMEGKAKPDYARCVDISTAAALREMVVPGLMAVVVPVAVGLWSKTALGGLLAGSLVSGVLLAIKMANAGGAWDNAKKYIEAGHYGGKRSDPHKAAVVGDTVGDPFKDTSGPSLNILLKLMSIVALVFSTLFTRM, from the coding sequence ATGGAGCAGCTGGCCTGGCTGGCTCCTGCAGCGGGCGCGCTGGCCCTCCTGATGGCGTTCTTCCTGGCCAGCAGGGTGGCGCAGCAGGACCCCGGGGAGCCCCGCATGCAGGAGATCTCGCAAGCCATACGGCAGGGCGCGATGGCGTTCCTGTCCCGGGAGTACCGGACGCTGGCCATCTTCGTCGTGGCCCTCGCTGTCATCATCGCGGTCATCGGTTTCCTCACTCCGTCAGAGGTCATGAAGCCCGAGACCGCCATCGCCTACGTGGCGGGCGCGGTGACGTCGGTGCTGGCTGGCTTCATCGGGATGCGGGTGGCCACGCTCGCCAACGTGCGCACGACCCAGGCGGCCCGCCGCGGCCTGGCTCCGGCCCTGGACGTCGCCTTCTCCGGCGGCTCGGTCATGGGGTTCTCGGTGGTCGGCCTGGGCATGCTGGGCCTGGGCGTGGTCTACTACCTCTTCCAGGGCGACATCAGCGTCGTCAGCGGGTTCAGCCTCGGCGCCAGCTCGGTCGCCCTCTTCGCCCGGGTCGGCGGCGGCATCTACACCAAGGCGGCGGACGTGGGCGCCGACCTGGTGGGCAAGGTGGAGGCGGGCATCCCGGAGGACGACCCGCGCAACCCCGCCGTGATCGCGGACAACGTGGGCGACAACGTCGGCGACGTCGCCGGGATGGGTGCCGACCTGTACGAGTCGTACGTGGGCTCGGTCGTGGCCGCCATCGCCATCGCGGCCGAGGCGGCGACGAGCCAGACGCCGCTGCCTGCCACGCTGCCGCTCATCATCGCTGCCGGCGGCATCGTCGCCTCCATCATCGGGGCCTTCTTCGTGCGGGCGGCGGGCGGCAACGACCCCGCCCGGGCGCTGCGCGCGGGCACGTTCGCCAGTGGCATCCTCACCCTCATCGCCGTGTTCCTCATCTCTTACCTCGGGTACGGCGACCTGCGCTGGTTCTGGGCCACCCTCGCCGGCCTGGCGGCCGGCATCGCCATCGGCCTCTTGAGCGAGTACTACACGTCGGCGGAGTACGCGCCGGTCAAGGGCATCGCCGAAGCGTCGCAGACCGGCCCGGCGACGAACATCATCGCCGGCCTGGCGGTGGGCATGCGCTCGACGGCCTGGCCCATCGTCGTGATCGCCGCGGCGATCCTGCTCGCCTACACCGTGGCGGGCGGCGGCGCCGCCGGCATCTTCGCCATCGGCCTGGCGGGCGTCGGGATGCTCTCCACCACCGCCACCACGGTCTCCGTCGACGCCTACGGCCCCATCGCCGACAACGCCGGTGGCATCGCCGAGATGTCCGGCCTCCTGCCCACGGTCCGGGAGATCACCGACACCCTGGACTCGGTCGGCAACACGACGGCGGCGATCGGCAAGGGCTTCGCCATCGGGTCGGCGGCCCTGACCGCCCTGGCGCTGTTCAGCGCGTACGCCACCGCCGTCAAGCTCCACGAGGTCAGCCTCACCGACCCGCGGCTGGTGGTCGGCCTGTTCCTCGGCGGCATGCTCCCCTACCTGTTCAGCTCGATGACCATGCAGGCCGTCGGCCGGGCCGCCTTCCGCATGATCGAGGAGGTCCGCCGCCAGTTCCGGGAGATCCCCGGGATCATGGAGGGCAAGGCGAAGCCCGACTACGCCCGCTGCGTGGACATCTCGACCGCCGCGGCGCTGCGCGAGATGGTCGTCCCCGGTCTCATGGCCGTCGTCGTGCCGGTCGCCGTGGGGCTGTGGAGCAAGACCGCCCTGGGCGGCCTCCTGGCCGGCTCGCTGGTGAGCGGCGTGCTCCTGGCCATCAAGATGGCGAACGCCGGAGGCGCCTGGGACAACGCGAAGAAGTACATCGAGGCCGGGCATTACGGCGGCAAGCGCTCGGACCCGCACAAGGCGGCCGTCGTGGGGGACACCGTGGGCGATCCCTTCAAGGACACGTCCGGTCCCTCCCTGAACATCCTGCTCAAGCTCATGAGCATCGTCGCCCTGGTGTTCTCGACGCTCTTCACGCGGATGTGA
- the ytxC gene encoding putative sporulation protein YtxC, whose product MQTISIGTEHRAEEIIERLDEGLRSLRREGFDVRIGLHNRGRFTFLDCSVDPQGPDTEALLRHTVASALSDVIVDKWEKDLVRRMIHGQYCYFSREEQDRILDHADRNLGGEGATAGDRHSRSERKARILNQLREYLDQNSELVVEGFLHFRLRDYLEELEEAVDRAVDDFLTEREEREFVRLLRYFLDVQEPRVDEVHVRIRPGGSFSLVDPQGHTLRSEVLEQFVVEMVESEVSYEDLLISALITLAPRRVVIHGPVPPVWEGGVATLRGVFGDRVRDCTGCALCDLEVPKDRCPTC is encoded by the coding sequence GTGCAAACGATCTCCATCGGGACGGAGCACCGGGCCGAGGAAATCATCGAGCGCCTGGACGAAGGGCTTCGTTCCCTCCGGCGGGAGGGCTTCGACGTCCGGATCGGTCTCCACAACCGGGGGCGGTTCACCTTCCTCGACTGCAGCGTGGACCCCCAAGGGCCGGACACGGAGGCTCTCCTGCGGCACACGGTGGCCAGCGCCCTCTCCGACGTGATCGTGGACAAGTGGGAGAAGGACCTCGTCCGCCGGATGATCCACGGCCAGTACTGCTACTTCTCCCGGGAGGAGCAGGACCGGATCCTGGATCACGCCGATCGCAACCTCGGCGGGGAGGGGGCGACGGCCGGCGACCGGCACAGCCGCAGCGAGCGCAAGGCCCGCATCCTGAACCAGCTGCGGGAGTACCTCGACCAGAACTCCGAGCTGGTGGTGGAGGGGTTCCTGCACTTCCGCCTGCGGGACTACCTCGAGGAGCTCGAGGAGGCGGTGGACCGGGCAGTCGACGACTTCCTCACGGAACGGGAGGAACGGGAGTTCGTCCGGCTGCTGCGGTACTTCCTGGACGTGCAGGAGCCGCGGGTCGACGAGGTCCACGTCCGGATCCGGCCCGGCGGCTCCTTTTCGCTCGTCGATCCCCAGGGCCACACGCTGCGCAGCGAGGTCCTGGAACAGTTCGTCGTCGAGATGGTGGAGAGCGAGGTCAGCTACGAGGACCTCCTGATCTCCGCACTGATCACCCTCGCCCCGCGCCGGGTGGTGATCCACGGGCCCGTCCCGCCGGTGTGGGAAGGGGGCGTGGCAACCCTCCGCGGGGTCTTCGGCGACCGGGTGCGGGACTGCACGGGCTGTGCCCTGTGCGACCTGGAGGTCCCAAAAGACCGCTGCCCCACGTGCTGA
- a CDS encoding N-acetylmuramoyl-L-alanine amidase family protein, with protein MRTRVWVLPRRLLRGAAGAAALMALGAVLAWWRVQAQAPPPVMIDPGHGGVDGGASADGLLEKAVTLDVALRLRRHLEAMGVPVRLTREGDEDLGGPLTRGRHRRDLAERVRRTHECGAALLVSLHANSSRDPTERGFLVFYQKDAPASRELAERLDRALAPLARRREPPIARTDLYVLRNCRPPAALVELGFLSNGADRARFRDEQHMERVAMALAFSIYEFYQSLIGTR; from the coding sequence GTGCGAACCCGGGTGTGGGTGCTCCCCCGGCGCCTGCTGCGGGGGGCCGCCGGGGCGGCGGCGCTCATGGCGCTGGGCGCGGTGCTGGCGTGGTGGCGGGTGCAGGCCCAGGCGCCGCCGCCCGTCATGATCGACCCGGGCCACGGTGGCGTGGACGGCGGGGCGTCGGCGGACGGGCTCCTGGAGAAGGCCGTCACCCTCGACGTCGCCCTCCGCCTGCGCCGCCACCTGGAAGCCATGGGCGTGCCGGTGCGCCTCACCCGCGAGGGTGACGAGGACCTCGGCGGCCCGCTGACCCGGGGACGGCACCGGCGGGACCTGGCCGAGCGGGTGCGCCGCACGCACGAGTGCGGGGCGGCGCTCCTGGTGAGCCTCCACGCCAACTCCAGCCGGGACCCGACCGAGCGCGGCTTCCTCGTCTTCTACCAGAAGGACGCGCCGGCCAGCCGCGAACTGGCCGAGCGCCTCGACCGGGCGCTGGCGCCCCTCGCCCGCCGGCGGGAACCCCCGATCGCGCGGACGGACCTGTACGTCCTCCGGAACTGCCGGCCGCCCGCCGCGCTGGTGGAGCTCGGCTTCCTCTCCAACGGGGCCGACCGTGCCCGGTTCCGCGACGAACAACACATGGAACGGGTGGCGATGGCGCTCGCATTCTCCATTTACGAGTTCTACCAAAGCCTGATCGGGACGCGCTGA
- a CDS encoding VWA domain-containing protein, whose product MSVEFQFPARLLLLLPALAWVWAARRAWLRAARRAGRAAWRRQLRHLAVRGLVVLLVGLALAEPALVRRLSRQTVVLVLDASASTAPVRDRVEAWARRALDALPPGDRAAVVAVGAAAAVEEAPAADPVFSRLGARVDPGGSDLAAGLELAGALVPAGFAGRVVLVSDGRATGADPEAAARALAAAGMRVDVVPVGEPPAADTRLEAVELPEVAYAGEESTLVARVRAASAAAGTLRVYRDGALVAERQARLAPGLQALTVAVPVGPAGLHRYRVAWEPDDPAADPVSANDALGAVQRVGGPPRVAVVAPGDTEVRALTAALRAAGAGDVERLSPGAVPQDLAGWAAYEAAVLANVPATALPPGAMEALEAYVRDLGRGLAMVGGPDSYGLGGYAGTPVERALPVYMDLRGRGRLPRLALVVVIDKSGSMSGGAGEADKMGLAKEAALRSVRLLRPRDTVGVLAFDTVPQWVVGPRPVGEGAGLAEAIGSIYADGGTEIYPALMAAYQALAAVDADLRHIILLTDGRSGSTGDYPQLIEAMRQARITLSGVAVGSDADQMLLEALSRAGGGRYYFTADPSSIPEIFAKETALATRSFIVDGTFYPAAASPSPLLEGLREVPPLQGYVATTPKERAEVVLVSPEGDPVLAAWQYGSGRALAWTPDAGGRWAGSWASAQAFVTLWGNALSWLLPGGTGGGLTLHARPQPDGTVEVVAEAQAGWTEVRPTHLTVIGPGGQRQEVEMRPAGPGTYRAALAGLEPGAYVARAVQEAPGGLTLRAEAGWVMPYPAEFRETGVDRARLERIARAGGGRVLTDPAALHAERPAPVRAPWPLGPALLAAGALLWFVDVAGRRLVLTAEDRAAALAWLRRRLWQPAESVPAGAATPTLGHLQAARSRAEARRLRRLAPLEAGTPPGRSEPSAAAPGGPGGGRPETGAPHAGAGAQPAGPRGAGGAPPGDTAARLLARKRERQTAGTPGRQRKP is encoded by the coding sequence GTGAGCGTTGAATTCCAGTTCCCCGCCCGCCTGCTGCTCCTCTTGCCGGCGCTGGCCTGGGTCTGGGCCGCCCGGCGGGCCTGGCTGCGGGCCGCCCGCCGGGCGGGCCGGGCAGCGTGGCGGCGGCAGCTGCGCCACCTCGCCGTGCGGGGGCTGGTCGTCCTCCTCGTCGGCCTCGCCCTGGCCGAGCCGGCGCTGGTGCGCCGGCTCAGCCGGCAGACAGTCGTGCTGGTGCTGGACGCCTCGGCCAGTACCGCGCCGGTGCGGGACCGGGTGGAGGCGTGGGCCCGCCGCGCGCTGGACGCCCTGCCGCCGGGGGACCGGGCCGCGGTGGTCGCCGTGGGGGCAGCGGCGGCGGTGGAGGAAGCCCCGGCGGCCGATCCCGTCTTCTCCCGCCTGGGCGCCCGGGTCGACCCGGGCGGCAGCGACCTCGCCGCCGGGCTCGAGCTGGCCGGCGCGCTCGTGCCGGCCGGGTTCGCCGGCCGCGTGGTGCTGGTGAGCGACGGCCGGGCGACCGGGGCCGACCCGGAGGCCGCCGCCCGGGCGCTCGCCGCCGCAGGGATGCGTGTCGACGTCGTGCCCGTGGGCGAGCCCCCGGCGGCGGACACGCGGCTGGAGGCCGTGGAGTTGCCGGAGGTCGCCTACGCGGGCGAGGAGTCGACCCTGGTGGCGCGGGTGCGGGCGGCCTCGGCCGCCGCCGGCACGCTGCGCGTGTACCGGGACGGCGCGCTCGTGGCCGAGCGCCAGGCCCGGCTGGCGCCCGGTCTGCAGGCCCTCACCGTGGCAGTGCCGGTGGGACCGGCGGGGCTGCATCGCTACCGGGTGGCCTGGGAGCCCGACGACCCCGCCGCCGACCCCGTGTCCGCCAACGACGCCCTGGGTGCCGTGCAGCGGGTGGGGGGGCCGCCGCGGGTCGCGGTGGTGGCCCCCGGGGACACCGAGGTCCGCGCCCTCACCGCGGCCCTCCGGGCGGCCGGCGCGGGCGACGTGGAACGCCTCTCCCCCGGCGCGGTGCCGCAGGACCTGGCGGGGTGGGCGGCGTACGAGGCGGCCGTCCTGGCCAACGTGCCCGCCACCGCCCTGCCGCCGGGCGCGATGGAGGCCCTGGAGGCCTACGTCCGGGACCTCGGCCGGGGTCTGGCCATGGTGGGCGGCCCGGACAGCTACGGCCTGGGCGGGTACGCCGGTACCCCCGTGGAGCGAGCGCTGCCGGTCTACATGGACCTGCGCGGCCGGGGCCGCCTGCCCCGCCTGGCGCTGGTGGTGGTCATCGACAAGAGCGGCAGCATGAGCGGCGGGGCCGGCGAGGCGGACAAGATGGGCCTGGCCAAGGAGGCGGCGCTGCGGAGCGTTCGGCTCCTCCGGCCCCGGGACACGGTCGGCGTCCTCGCCTTCGACACGGTCCCCCAGTGGGTCGTGGGGCCCCGGCCGGTCGGGGAGGGGGCCGGGCTGGCCGAGGCGATCGGCAGCATCTACGCCGACGGGGGCACCGAGATCTACCCCGCCCTGATGGCGGCCTACCAGGCCCTGGCGGCGGTGGACGCCGACCTCCGGCACATCATCCTGCTCACCGACGGCCGCTCCGGCAGCACCGGCGACTACCCGCAGCTCATCGAGGCGATGCGCCAGGCCCGGATCACCCTTTCCGGGGTGGCCGTGGGCAGCGACGCCGACCAGATGCTCCTTGAGGCGCTGTCCCGCGCCGGCGGCGGGCGGTACTACTTCACCGCCGACCCGTCGTCGATCCCCGAGATCTTCGCCAAGGAGACGGCGCTTGCCACCCGCAGCTTCATCGTCGACGGCACCTTCTACCCCGCGGCCGCCTCGCCGAGCCCGCTCCTGGAGGGGCTGCGGGAGGTGCCGCCGCTTCAGGGCTACGTGGCGACGACGCCCAAGGAGCGGGCTGAGGTGGTCCTGGTCTCCCCCGAGGGCGACCCGGTCCTGGCGGCCTGGCAGTACGGGAGCGGCCGGGCGCTGGCGTGGACGCCGGATGCCGGCGGCCGCTGGGCAGGGTCCTGGGCGTCGGCGCAGGCCTTCGTGACGCTCTGGGGCAACGCGCTGTCGTGGCTCCTGCCCGGCGGCACCGGGGGAGGACTCACCCTGCACGCCCGGCCGCAGCCTGACGGCACCGTGGAGGTGGTGGCCGAGGCACAGGCGGGGTGGACCGAGGTGCGGCCGACCCACCTGACGGTGATCGGACCCGGGGGCCAGCGCCAGGAGGTCGAGATGCGGCCCGCCGGGCCGGGCACCTACCGCGCGGCCCTGGCCGGGCTGGAGCCCGGCGCCTACGTGGCCCGCGCGGTCCAGGAGGCCCCCGGCGGCCTCACGCTGCGGGCCGAGGCCGGCTGGGTGATGCCCTACCCCGCCGAATTCCGGGAGACGGGGGTCGACCGGGCCCGGCTGGAGCGGATCGCCCGCGCCGGTGGCGGCCGCGTGCTGACGGACCCCGCCGCGCTCCACGCCGAACGCCCCGCGCCCGTGCGGGCGCCGTGGCCGCTGGGTCCGGCCCTGCTGGCGGCCGGCGCCCTGCTCTGGTTCGTGGACGTCGCCGGCCGGCGGCTGGTCCTCACCGCCGAGGACCGCGCCGCCGCCCTGGCGTGGCTCCGGCGGCGCCTGTGGCAGCCGGCGGAATCCGTCCCCGCCGGTGCCGCCACCCCCACGCTCGGGCACCTGCAGGCCGCCCGCAGCCGGGCCGAGGCCCGGCGCCTCCGCCGGCTGGCCCCTCTGGAGGCGGGGACGCCTCCGGGCCGCTCGGAGCCGTCCGCGGCAGCCCCGGGCGGGCCTGGAGGGGGGCGCCCGGAGACCGGAGCGCCGCACGCCGGTGCCGGAGCGCAGCCGGCCGGCCCCCGGGGCGCCGGCGGTGCCCCGCCGGGCGACACCGCCGCCCGGCTGCTGGCGCGCAAGCGGGAGCGTCAGACCGCAGGGACGCCGGGCAGGCAGCGCAAGCCGTAG